The following coding sequences lie in one Synechococcus sp. PCC 7336 genomic window:
- a CDS encoding HAMP domain-containing sensor histidine kinase codes for MSNVPSTETDRVETLLHQLRNPLTALTTFAKLLEKRSQPDDPDGWIVDRIQQECQHLRSLLDDFEAKEATAVSAEAVAEIDVNEFLQGLWPTYQTLAVDCGVEAIADWNSSSADLKLIANALALRQVLDNLMDNAFKYTPAGGRVSLTARADGDKIALTVSDTGSGIAQADLEQVFDRYYRGDEHQPGHGLGLAIARQLVWQMGGEISASSQVGGGTEFSVRLPRSGGDRRG; via the coding sequence ATGTCGAATGTGCCATCCACCGAGACCGATCGCGTCGAGACGCTGCTGCACCAGTTGCGCAATCCCCTCACGGCCTTAACCACGTTTGCCAAGCTGTTAGAAAAGCGCAGCCAACCGGACGATCCCGACGGCTGGATTGTCGATCGCATTCAGCAAGAGTGCCAGCACCTGCGATCGCTGTTGGATGACTTTGAGGCGAAAGAGGCGACGGCGGTCTCTGCAGAGGCGGTAGCCGAGATTGATGTGAACGAATTTCTGCAGGGGTTGTGGCCCACCTACCAAACGTTGGCAGTCGATTGCGGCGTGGAGGCGATCGCCGATTGGAATTCCTCCTCAGCAGATCTGAAACTGATTGCAAATGCACTGGCCTTGCGTCAGGTGTTGGATAACTTGATGGATAACGCTTTCAAATACACTCCTGCTGGAGGGAGGGTGAGCCTGACTGCTCGTGCGGATGGGGATAAGATTGCTTTAACGGTGAGCGATACGGGGTCTGGGATTGCGCAGGCGGATCTGGAACAGGTGTTCGATCGCTACTATCGAGGAGACGAGCATCAGCCGGGGCACGGCTTGGGGTTGGCGATCGCCCGCCAATTGGTCTGGCAAATGGGGGGGGAGATCTCGGCGAGCAGCCAAGTGGGGGGGGGGACTGAGTTTTCAGTGCGGCTGCCGAGATCGGGGGGCGATCGAAGGGGTTGA
- a CDS encoding histidine kinase dimerization/phospho-acceptor domain-containing protein, producing MSSRFYPSLADTMWSNLPAPEWLSGSEDRAWQQTLAALQQLWMDVGLAGVGASAPVAWWPPTSGDREILQGQRWLFTSNLSVGNLSQPSQIVVPVMPRDPMQAEEFFCAIAPAFGAIAVRGRHPETGEGGVMFSFEPQVLRRMWAALRLRLQAVRPDAIDLWDAVLEDYPLLPPDYRAISRFSSLLVMSARDRLPLPERHPEQQLFLMPPAIQTSNGTVANSSPETASGRGQSNGRSDKPQDPLTESELLRAIAHEVQTPLTTIRTLTRLLLRRKDLSPIARRHVQSIERECTEQIDRFGLFFRATELNPDKVHLQTTSLVELLERKWPSWQQQVERRGSSLEFDLPEDFPAVVSDPNTLDAMLTGTIDRLSRSAPAGSRIVVRGVTAGEQVKLQFEVDCQGLELEEGDRSPPMQALGQWLVIQPDTGALSLSIPMTRHLFEALGAHFTVRHRPHKGETLTIYLPQHR from the coding sequence GTGAGCAGCCGATTTTATCCTTCGCTCGCTGACACAATGTGGTCGAACCTGCCTGCACCAGAATGGCTGTCGGGGTCTGAAGATCGGGCGTGGCAACAGACGTTGGCAGCGCTGCAGCAGCTCTGGATGGATGTGGGACTCGCGGGGGTGGGGGCGAGTGCTCCCGTTGCTTGGTGGCCCCCAACCAGCGGCGATCGCGAAATTTTGCAGGGACAACGGTGGTTATTTACCTCCAATCTGTCGGTGGGCAACTTGTCACAGCCCAGCCAAATTGTTGTACCCGTCATGCCTCGGGACCCGATGCAGGCAGAAGAATTCTTTTGCGCGATCGCCCCTGCGTTTGGGGCGATCGCCGTACGAGGCAGGCACCCCGAAACGGGAGAGGGGGGTGTCATGTTCTCGTTCGAGCCACAGGTGTTGCGGCGCATGTGGGCTGCACTGCGACTGCGACTGCAAGCAGTCCGCCCCGACGCGATCGATCTGTGGGATGCGGTACTGGAAGATTATCCGCTGCTGCCGCCAGACTATCGGGCCATCTCTCGGTTTAGTTCGCTGCTGGTGATGTCGGCCCGCGATCGCCTGCCCCTACCCGAACGCCATCCCGAACAGCAGTTGTTTTTGATGCCCCCCGCGATCCAAACCAGCAATGGAACCGTGGCAAATTCGTCCCCCGAGACGGCGTCAGGTCGAGGCCAAAGCAATGGCCGTTCGGACAAACCTCAAGACCCCCTGACCGAATCGGAACTGCTGCGGGCGATCGCCCACGAAGTGCAGACCCCCCTCACCACCATCCGCACCCTTACCCGCCTACTGCTGCGTCGCAAGGATCTCTCTCCCATCGCCCGCCGCCACGTCCAAAGCATCGAGCGGGAATGCACCGAACAGATCGATCGCTTCGGCTTATTCTTCCGCGCCACCGAGCTGAACCCCGACAAGGTTCACTTGCAAACAACTTCGCTAGTGGAATTATTGGAGCGCAAATGGCCCAGTTGGCAGCAGCAAGTGGAGCGGCGGGGCTCTAGCTTAGAATTCGACCTGCCGGAGGATTTTCCAGCAGTTGTCAGCGATCCCAATACCCTCGATGCCATGCTGACCGGCACAATCGATCGCCTCTCCCGCAGTGCGCCAGCAGGCAGCCGCATCGTCGTCCGAGGGGTGACGGCTGGCGAGCAGGTCAAGCTGCAGTTCGAGGTGGACTGTCAGGGATTGGAACTGGAAGAGGGCGATCGCTCTCCTCCCATGCAAGCCTTGGGTCAGTGGTTGGTCATTCAGCCCGATACCGGTGCCCTCAGCCTCAGCATTCCCATGACGAGACACCTGTTTGAAGCCCTGGGAGCGCACTTCACCGTCCGCCACAGACCCCACAAGGGAGAAACCTTGACCATCTACCTACCGCAGCATCGCTAG
- the dnaB gene encoding replicative DNA helicase, with protein MANDFELGAAGDRLPPQNIEAETEILGGILLDPDALARVSEVLKPEAFYLTAHQEIYRAAMLLAAQGRPTDLMSVSAWLADRELLDRVGGTAVLRQLVEQTPSSINIDQYAKLVVDKYIRRQLLRASNAAASLAYDTSMEVPQVMDRIEQEMFEVTQDRVQRALVPASDILLNIFAQLEEKAERDDSLPGLPTGFYDLDSKTQGLQRSDLIIVAGRPSMGKCLAAESELVLADGSIVTIAQIYRRGAADLLTLKRDGRFGLAQPSAFVNDGLKPVFRVTTRLGRAVETTLVHPFLTLQGWRSLGELQVGDRIAVPRKIDLFGREHWRDCAVKLLAYTIGDSCLTQAAPEFVHSNPVLRAEFAGAAAEFAGLGVKLEDFGERELLLARSQPLADGFGDAEWPSPPAPLPSRSVASAVSLGEGSNSQEPLGFVQFPFPQDWGKGLGDGGQSAIALMLWLQELGLWGKGAAEQCLPAGVFRLERQQLALFLNRMFASQGWAVVSASGRPQLGYASASERLARQLQHLLLRFGVIARLQQCWGNDRGDRRPTWQLEITEAQSIRTFADRIGIFGQEAALDEVRQALSERHRQTHQDLLATNDEIYWDEIVSIEATGYKQVYDLTIPDTHNFVANDICVHNTAICLNIAHNVAAQSKLPIAVFSLEMSREQLVQRMLSSEAKIESHRLRSGRISEHEWQRLSQAIGHLSELPIFIDDTANSTVTEIRSKARRLQAEQGGALGMILLDYLQLMEGSGSDNRVLELARITRGLKALAKELNAPVVVLSQLSRAVESRSDKRPQLSDLRESGSIEQDADLVLMLYREEYYDPNTTEKGLAELMIVKHRNGPTGTVKLLFENQYTQFRNLASKPS; from the coding sequence GTGGCTAATGATTTCGAACTGGGGGCTGCGGGCGATCGCCTGCCGCCCCAGAATATTGAGGCTGAAACTGAGATTCTCGGTGGCATCTTGCTCGACCCGGATGCGTTAGCGCGGGTTTCAGAGGTGCTCAAGCCGGAGGCATTTTATCTCACGGCTCACCAGGAGATCTATCGGGCTGCCATGCTATTGGCGGCTCAGGGTCGTCCCACCGATCTGATGAGCGTTTCGGCTTGGCTGGCCGATCGCGAGCTGTTGGATCGGGTGGGCGGTACGGCGGTGCTGCGGCAGTTGGTGGAACAAACCCCCAGCAGCATCAACATCGACCAATATGCCAAGTTGGTGGTTGATAAATACATTCGCCGCCAGCTCCTGCGGGCTAGCAATGCAGCGGCTAGCTTAGCCTACGACACCAGCATGGAAGTGCCGCAGGTGATGGATCGGATCGAGCAGGAAATGTTTGAAGTCACGCAGGATCGCGTGCAAAGAGCCCTCGTTCCGGCCTCGGATATCCTGCTCAATATCTTCGCTCAGTTAGAAGAAAAAGCCGAGCGGGATGATTCTCTTCCCGGCCTGCCTACGGGGTTCTACGACCTAGACAGTAAAACTCAAGGACTGCAGCGATCGGATCTGATTATTGTGGCGGGTCGTCCGTCGATGGGGAAATGTTTGGCGGCGGAGAGCGAGCTAGTGCTGGCAGATGGCAGCATTGTCACCATTGCCCAAATTTATCGGCGAGGGGCAGCGGATTTGTTGACTCTCAAGCGCGATGGACGGTTTGGCCTCGCGCAGCCGTCGGCGTTTGTAAACGATGGTCTCAAGCCAGTATTTCGGGTGACGACGCGGCTGGGGCGGGCGGTAGAAACCACGCTCGTCCATCCCTTTTTGACGCTGCAGGGATGGCGATCGCTAGGGGAGTTGCAAGTGGGCGATCGCATTGCCGTTCCCCGCAAGATCGATCTGTTCGGTCGAGAGCACTGGCGAGACTGTGCTGTCAAACTGCTGGCCTATACGATTGGAGATAGCTGTCTGACACAAGCAGCGCCCGAGTTTGTCCACAGCAATCCAGTTTTGCGGGCTGAGTTTGCAGGAGCGGCGGCTGAGTTTGCTGGGTTGGGTGTCAAGCTGGAGGACTTTGGCGAGCGAGAGTTACTACTCGCAAGAAGTCAGCCATTGGCCGATGGCTTTGGTGACGCCGAATGGCCCTCACCCCCAGCCCCTCTCCCCTCGCGAAGCGTGGCGTCAGCCGTAAGTTTGGGAGAGGGGAGTAACAGCCAGGAACCTCTAGGTTTCGTCCAGTTCCCCTTCCCCCAAGATTGGGGGAAGGGGTTAGGGGATGGGGGCCAATCCGCGATCGCACTCATGTTGTGGCTGCAAGAGTTAGGACTGTGGGGCAAAGGGGCTGCCGAGCAATGCTTGCCCGCAGGGGTGTTTCGCTTAGAGCGGCAACAACTCGCGTTATTCCTCAATCGCATGTTTGCCAGCCAAGGTTGGGCTGTAGTTTCAGCCAGCGGTCGGCCTCAACTGGGATATGCGTCGGCGAGCGAACGCCTCGCTAGACAACTGCAGCATCTCCTCTTGCGATTTGGGGTGATTGCCCGATTGCAACAGTGCTGGGGGAACGACCGGGGCGATCGCCGCCCCACTTGGCAATTGGAGATTACCGAAGCCCAGTCCATCCGTACCTTCGCAGATCGAATTGGCATCTTCGGGCAAGAAGCTGCGCTAGACGAGGTACGGCAAGCTTTGTCCGAGCGGCACCGTCAAACTCATCAGGATTTGCTGGCGACGAACGATGAGATTTACTGGGATGAAATCGTCAGCATCGAAGCGACTGGTTACAAACAGGTTTACGACCTGACGATTCCCGACACCCATAATTTCGTCGCCAACGACATCTGCGTTCACAACACGGCCATTTGTCTCAACATCGCCCACAATGTCGCGGCTCAGTCCAAACTGCCAATCGCGGTGTTTAGTTTGGAGATGTCGCGGGAGCAGTTGGTGCAGCGGATGCTCTCCAGCGAAGCCAAAATCGAGAGCCACCGCCTGCGCTCGGGACGCATTAGCGAGCACGAATGGCAGCGGCTCAGTCAGGCGATCGGACACCTATCCGAATTGCCCATTTTCATTGACGATACCGCCAACTCTACGGTCACCGAGATTCGCTCTAAAGCCCGCCGCCTCCAGGCAGAGCAAGGGGGCGCGTTGGGCATGATTCTGCTGGATTACTTGCAGTTGATGGAGGGCTCCGGATCGGATAACCGCGTCTTGGAGCTGGCCCGGATTACGCGCGGTCTCAAGGCACTGGCGAAAGAACTCAATGCCCCGGTCGTGGTGCTGTCCCAGTTGAGTCGAGCGGTAGAATCGCGCTCGGACAAACGACCGCAACTGTCGGATTTGCGCGAATCGGGCAGTATCGAGCAGGATGCCGATCTCGTGTTGATGCTGTATCGGGAGGAATATTACGATCCCAACACCACCGAGAAGGGTTTGGCCGAGCTAATGATTGTCAAACACCGCAACGGACCGACGGGTACGGTGAAGTTATTATTTGAAAATCAGTACACCCAGTTTCGCAATTTAGCCTCAAAACCGTCCTAA
- the rplI gene encoding 50S ribosomal protein L9, with the protein MAKKNVQVVLRQEVAKLGKAGEVVGVAAGYARNYLFPNGLAERITPGVFKTIELRKAQEAQRKLEERQLAESKKTALEMINNFAVKVKAGEGDAIFGAVTHQNIADAILQGSGQEVDRRNISVDEIKQLGDYSVEIKLHPEVTATIRLQVTAA; encoded by the coding sequence ATGGCGAAGAAAAACGTGCAGGTGGTCCTCCGGCAAGAGGTTGCCAAGCTGGGTAAGGCGGGCGAAGTTGTAGGCGTTGCCGCCGGTTATGCGCGCAACTATCTGTTCCCAAATGGTTTGGCCGAGCGCATCACTCCCGGCGTCTTCAAGACGATTGAACTGCGCAAGGCACAAGAGGCACAGCGCAAGCTGGAAGAGAGACAACTGGCTGAGAGCAAGAAGACTGCTCTGGAGATGATTAACAACTTTGCCGTCAAGGTTAAAGCGGGTGAAGGGGATGCCATTTTTGGCGCGGTGACCCACCAAAACATTGCGGATGCTATTCTTCAAGGCAGTGGTCAAGAGGTCGATCGCCGCAACATCTCTGTTGACGAGATCAAGCAACTCGGGGATTATTCCGTAGAAATCAAGCTGCACCCCGAAGTGACTGCTACGATTCGACTGCAGGTCACTGCAGCTTAG
- a CDS encoding acetolactate synthase large subunit, which translates to MRVFLMRVADLLIRCLENEGVQYVFGLPGEETLDINDALRQSDIQFVSVRHEQGAAFMADAYGRLTGKAGVCLATLGPGATNLITGIADANLDRAPLVAITGQADLRRVHQDFHQYIDINSVFRPFTKWTARISSPEPVPEVVRKAFKLAEAEPPGATHIELPENVAAMPIAEGYPELPLPHTPQSSRESAIAPQELLQQAAEIIEQAQSPIILVGNGVIRARASVAVQQLAETLNVPVVNTFMAKGALSLQHPNSLYTIGLQARDHVACGMDGSDVVVAIGYDYVEYGPEYWNRDRVKTIIHIGATPAEVDRNYVPAVEIVGNVERIVSRLAGMVFQPKDFKRYKELQDRILHEYLLTKDDISYPIKPQKALYELRQALAPEDIAISDVGANKVWVARMFPAYRPNTVLISNGFAAMGFALPAAIAAKLVHPERNIVAVCGDGGFMMNVQELETAVRLKLAIVIIVFDDNGYGLIRWKQQNKFGAATGVDFQNPNFVALAHSFGAEGFRLERTEDFPDLLRKAMQCDRPVVIDCPIDYGENLRLTERLQDLSCPIV; encoded by the coding sequence ATGCGGGTATTTCTCATGCGCGTTGCAGATTTGTTGATTCGCTGCCTGGAAAATGAGGGAGTGCAATATGTCTTTGGCTTACCGGGCGAAGAAACGTTAGACATTAATGATGCTTTGCGTCAGTCTGACATTCAGTTCGTGTCGGTGCGGCACGAACAGGGGGCTGCGTTTATGGCCGATGCCTACGGGCGTCTGACTGGCAAAGCGGGGGTCTGTCTGGCCACCTTGGGACCGGGGGCCACCAATTTGATTACGGGGATTGCCGACGCCAACCTCGATCGCGCCCCCTTGGTCGCCATCACCGGTCAAGCAGACTTGCGCCGCGTTCACCAAGATTTTCACCAATATATTGACATCAACTCCGTCTTTCGTCCTTTCACCAAATGGACCGCCCGCATCAGTTCTCCCGAGCCCGTCCCCGAAGTAGTGCGCAAAGCCTTTAAATTAGCAGAAGCCGAACCCCCCGGAGCCACTCATATCGAGCTACCGGAAAATGTTGCAGCGATGCCCATTGCCGAGGGATACCCGGAGTTGCCCCTGCCCCATACCCCCCAGTCCAGTCGCGAGAGTGCGATCGCCCCCCAAGAACTCCTGCAACAGGCCGCCGAAATCATCGAGCAAGCCCAATCCCCGATTATTTTGGTGGGCAACGGCGTCATTCGGGCGCGGGCATCCGTCGCAGTACAGCAGTTGGCTGAAACCTTAAACGTGCCGGTGGTTAACACCTTCATGGCTAAGGGGGCGCTCAGCCTGCAGCATCCCAACAGTCTCTACACGATTGGGTTGCAGGCGCGCGATCACGTGGCCTGCGGTATGGATGGCAGCGATGTGGTGGTTGCCATTGGCTACGACTATGTGGAATACGGTCCCGAATATTGGAATCGCGATCGAGTTAAGACCATAATTCATATCGGTGCGACGCCAGCCGAGGTAGATCGCAACTACGTGCCTGCAGTGGAAATTGTCGGCAATGTGGAACGCATTGTTTCCCGCTTGGCCGGGATGGTGTTTCAGCCGAAAGACTTCAAGCGCTACAAGGAGTTGCAGGATCGCATTCTGCACGAATACCTGCTGACGAAGGACGATATCAGCTATCCCATCAAGCCCCAAAAAGCGCTGTACGAGCTGCGGCAAGCCCTAGCCCCCGAAGATATTGCAATTTCGGATGTGGGAGCCAATAAAGTCTGGGTGGCGCGGATGTTCCCGGCCTACCGACCCAATACGGTGTTGATCTCGAATGGGTTTGCCGCGATGGGGTTTGCCCTGCCCGCTGCGATCGCTGCCAAGTTGGTCCATCCCGAGAGGAACATCGTGGCAGTCTGCGGCGATGGCGGCTTCATGATGAACGTACAGGAGTTGGAAACTGCCGTTCGTCTCAAGCTGGCGATCGTCATTATTGTGTTTGACGACAACGGTTACGGTCTGATTCGCTGGAAGCAGCAGAATAAGTTTGGGGCTGCCACGGGAGTGGATTTCCAGAACCCCAATTTTGTTGCTCTTGCCCATAGCTTTGGAGCAGAGGGGTTCCGACTGGAACGGACGGAAGACTTTCCCGATCTCTTGCGCAAAGCGATGCAGTGCGATCGCCCCGTTGTGATTGACTGCCCAATTGACTACGGCGAGAATCTCAGGTTAACAGAGCGGCTACAGGATCTCAGTTGTCCGATCGTCTAG
- a CDS encoding site-2 protease family protein: MNWILLALLGLLILGMLRQGVARFTNIRWQLLWGVMMLPPSVWVVSVEVFQWEPPPVAILLLFFASYIASVILLRRDRLKPPPRNPSTPDPSDDRERDSTASDGATELQPDVNPSPAAALPQLSSWQPTPDRSLAEVPQEKLRGCFPWTVYYLKDLEYRPQAIVCRGNLRSDPDEAYDRIKGNIEDRFGERFLLVLQEGFAGKPFFALVPNPAARKAGEAIADEGERPGLALALLVATLISTTIVGAIASGVTPEALFSPPWNLLRGLPYALGLSAILAAHELGHYVVARRHQLKTTLPYFIPVPFVLGTFGAFVQLKGPVPNRKSLFDVAIAGPLAGLAIALPLLIWGLSHSEVVPFPLPAEGETVARLNFDLFDPSLSIMLAIVAKLVLGSALEPGNVIHFSPIGYAGWLGLLVISLNLMPIGQLGGGHIVHAVYGHQMGANIGKVARILVLLLAFSMQEWLKVWALLLLFLSSVDEPALNDVTDLDERRDLLGLGILTLLVLVVLPVPPILQTLLGLA, translated from the coding sequence ATGAATTGGATTTTGCTCGCCCTATTGGGTTTATTGATCCTGGGGATGCTGCGTCAGGGGGTGGCTCGCTTTACCAATATTCGCTGGCAATTGCTCTGGGGTGTGATGATGCTGCCCCCTTCTGTCTGGGTGGTGTCGGTGGAGGTGTTTCAGTGGGAGCCCCCGCCGGTAGCGATCTTGCTCCTCTTTTTTGCCTCCTACATTGCCAGTGTAATTTTGTTACGGCGCGATCGATTGAAGCCTCCGCCCCGCAATCCATCAACCCCCGATCCATCTGACGATCGCGAACGCGACTCGACAGCCAGTGACGGGGCAACGGAATTGCAGCCAGACGTAAACCCCTCGCCTGCGGCAGCACTGCCGCAACTGTCCAGTTGGCAACCGACCCCAGATCGCTCCCTTGCCGAAGTGCCACAAGAAAAATTGCGGGGTTGCTTTCCCTGGACGGTCTATTACTTGAAGGATCTCGAATATCGACCCCAGGCGATCGTTTGTCGCGGCAATCTGCGCTCCGATCCAGATGAAGCTTACGATCGCATTAAAGGCAACATCGAGGACCGATTTGGGGAGCGCTTTCTTTTGGTTTTGCAAGAAGGATTTGCGGGCAAGCCCTTCTTTGCGCTGGTTCCCAACCCCGCTGCCCGCAAAGCAGGGGAGGCGATCGCAGATGAGGGCGAGCGACCGGGGTTAGCTTTAGCGCTACTGGTAGCGACGCTAATCTCCACCACCATTGTGGGGGCGATCGCCAGTGGGGTCACCCCCGAAGCCCTGTTTAGCCCCCCCTGGAACCTACTGCGGGGCTTGCCTTACGCCCTCGGCCTGTCGGCTATTTTGGCCGCCCACGAACTGGGGCACTATGTGGTTGCTCGCCGCCACCAACTCAAAACGACACTGCCTTATTTCATCCCGGTTCCCTTTGTTTTAGGCACCTTTGGCGCGTTCGTTCAGCTCAAAGGCCCCGTGCCCAATCGCAAATCGCTGTTTGATGTGGCGATTGCTGGCCCGCTAGCGGGTTTGGCGATCGCCTTACCCCTCCTGATTTGGGGGTTGAGCCACTCGGAGGTGGTGCCTTTTCCCCTCCCCGCCGAGGGGGAGACCGTAGCGCGCCTGAATTTCGATCTATTCGATCCTAGCCTCTCCATCATGTTGGCGATCGTCGCCAAGCTGGTCTTGGGCAGCGCTTTAGAGCCGGGAAACGTGATTCACTTCTCCCCGATTGGATATGCTGGCTGGTTGGGCCTGTTGGTCATCTCCCTCAACCTCATGCCCATCGGTCAACTGGGGGGCGGCCATATCGTCCATGCCGTCTACGGTCACCAGATGGGAGCCAATATCGGCAAAGTGGCCCGCATTCTCGTGTTGCTGTTAGCCTTCAGCATGCAGGAATGGCTCAAAGTGTGGGCGCTGTTACTGCTCTTTCTATCCAGTGTTGACGAGCCCGCTCTCAATGATGTGACCGATCTCGACGAACGGAGAGACCTATTGGGTTTGGGAATTTTGACGCTGTTAGTTTTAGTGGTTTTGCCCGTTCCTCCTATCCTTCAGACTCTGCTCGGGCTGGCCTAA
- the ebsA gene encoding type IV pilus biogenesis protein EbsA, whose translation MTLEIEPANPGQVSVYAPYYAVGRRPLLPFAVGLYNQKSFEGNRQIEGEAAIPFVATWPVLPLPSDLTLCQVQFDRDAELTYEISLSNFEFIDFLIDVVSLSKRDQEPDFSRAFYKKLMKRED comes from the coding sequence ATGACCCTCGAAATTGAGCCTGCCAATCCCGGACAAGTTTCTGTCTATGCCCCCTACTACGCTGTCGGTCGGCGACCGCTACTTCCCTTTGCTGTGGGACTTTACAATCAAAAGAGCTTTGAAGGCAATCGCCAAATAGAAGGGGAAGCCGCCATCCCCTTTGTGGCCACTTGGCCCGTCTTGCCCCTTCCCTCCGACCTCACCCTCTGCCAGGTGCAGTTCGATCGAGACGCAGAGCTGACCTATGAAATTTCGCTCTCGAATTTCGAATTCATTGACTTCCTGATCGACGTGGTCAGTCTTTCCAAACGGGACCAAGAGCCAGATTTTAGTCGGGCGTTCTACAAAAAGCTGATGAAGCGCGAAGACTAG
- a CDS encoding photosynthesis system II assembly factor Ycf48 yields MLRAVAIALSLLLMAAGLPNMRVSPWQVVDLPVDRTLLAIDFVDNSDRGWIVGDKGTLLETRDGGINWEARTLQTSNPDYYLDSVSFNGPEGWVAGEPKVMLHTTSGGDTWEQIPLSDKLPGEPMLVAAIGPNSAEMVTTVGAIYRTEDGGRHWTALVDDAIGVLRNVSRRGDGAYIAVSSRGNFYTLYQPGDRVWQPFNRDSSRRLQNMGFGPNGSAWKINRGAEIAFTDNVTTGEWEKVKRPGRTTSFGYLGATYQDEDNIWLVGGSATLVHSADGGQTWEQVKQVKNIPANFYSVKFFEGDRGFILGQRGTLLRYTPTS; encoded by the coding sequence ATGCTTCGCGCTGTTGCTATTGCTCTCTCTCTGCTTCTCATGGCCGCTGGCTTGCCTAATATGCGGGTTTCCCCCTGGCAAGTGGTGGATCTGCCCGTCGATCGCACCTTACTCGCGATCGATTTTGTCGACAACAGCGATCGCGGTTGGATTGTGGGGGATAAAGGCACCCTACTCGAAACCCGCGATGGCGGCATCAACTGGGAGGCTCGCACGCTACAAACCAGCAACCCCGACTATTACTTGGATTCGGTCAGCTTTAACGGCCCGGAGGGCTGGGTGGCAGGGGAACCCAAAGTGATGTTGCACACCACCAGCGGTGGCGATACTTGGGAACAAATTCCCCTCAGCGACAAACTCCCCGGCGAGCCCATGCTAGTCGCCGCAATTGGTCCCAACTCGGCTGAGATGGTGACGACAGTGGGGGCTATCTATCGCACTGAAGATGGGGGACGACACTGGACAGCTCTGGTGGATGACGCGATCGGCGTCTTGAGAAATGTCAGCCGCAGAGGGGATGGTGCCTACATCGCAGTCTCCTCTCGCGGGAATTTCTACACCCTCTATCAACCGGGGGATCGTGTCTGGCAGCCCTTCAATCGAGACTCCTCCCGTCGCCTGCAGAACATGGGCTTTGGACCCAATGGCTCCGCCTGGAAAATCAATCGCGGTGCCGAGATTGCCTTTACGGACAATGTCACCACGGGGGAGTGGGAAAAAGTCAAACGTCCCGGCAGAACCACTAGCTTTGGCTATTTGGGCGCAACCTATCAAGATGAAGACAATATTTGGCTGGTGGGCGGTAGTGCCACCCTCGTCCACAGTGCCGATGGCGGTCAAACCTGGGAACAGGTGAAGCAGGTCAAAAATATTCCGGCGAACTTCTACTCGGTCAAGTTCTTTGAGGGCGATCGCGGTTTCATTTTGGGCCAGCGGGGAACCCTGCTGCGATATACCCCCACCTCCTGA
- a CDS encoding rubredoxin — MPADIPPVPSDPTADSVEPPIVDLSGDIEAEESGPTLTPQEMHRYECRSCGYAYEPTKGDPQNNIAVGVPFENLPADWKCPVCGASQALFEDVGPKGKPSGFEENLGYGIGVNTLTPGQKNILIFGALATAFAFFMSLYLLQ, encoded by the coding sequence ATGCCTGCTGACATTCCTCCAGTCCCTTCCGACCCAACTGCCGATTCTGTCGAACCGCCGATCGTCGATCTCAGCGGCGATATTGAAGCAGAAGAATCTGGCCCCACTCTCACCCCGCAGGAAATGCACCGCTACGAGTGCCGATCTTGCGGATATGCCTACGAACCCACCAAAGGCGACCCCCAAAACAACATTGCTGTTGGTGTCCCGTTTGAGAATTTACCCGCAGACTGGAAATGCCCCGTCTGCGGTGCCTCCCAAGCTCTATTTGAGGATGTCGGTCCCAAAGGGAAGCCCTCGGGCTTTGAAGAGAACTTGGGCTACGGCATCGGCGTCAACACTTTGACCCCCGGTCAAAAAAATATTTTGATTTTCGGAGCACTCGCAACGGCTTTCGCCTTCTTTATGAGCCTTTACCTGCTCCAATAA